The DNA segment TTAAGAGAAATCCTGTGCCGGCACGATTAAGGTTTTCCCATAAAATACTCTTTGCAGCCTCGGCCACCGTTCTGGTTGTTTTTTTTGCATTTACCGTATACGTCGACAAAGCGCAAACGAGAAGTACGAAAAGAAATCTGGAAAGCTATCTCCATGATATCGGTGTTGTCACTGAGCAAAACATCAGTAGCTGGCTTGAGGGGCGAATCCTGCTGGTCGAGAGTTTGAGGCAAAGCATCGAGCTAGATCCGCGCCGGGAGCGCATCGCATCGGTCCTGTCTCAACCCGCAGCACGCCAAACGTTCAGCCTGACTTACATGGGGTTCAGCGATGGTGGATTTCTTGTAAATCCAAATACCGAGATGCCGTCAGGGTACGATCCCCGCACGCGTCCATGGTTCAAGGACACGCTGACAGTCGGGAAGACCAGACTCACAGAGCCCTACGTTGACGCAGCTACCGGCAATTTGGTGGTGTCAGTTACCACTCCCGTGATGTCATCCGATCAGTCAGTCGGCGTCGCAGGCGGTGATCTAAGCCTTGAAACGCTTGTGCGGATCATCAACGCGCTGGACTTCGACGGCATGGGGTATGCCTTCCTGGTCAGCGCCGACGGCAAGATCCTGGTGCACCCGAACAAGGACATGGTGATGAAGACCCTGCGGGACATCTACCCGCAGAACACGCCCGCCATCAGCACCGACTTCAGCGAAGTCGACGTGGACGGCACCACGCGCATCCTCACCTTCGCCCCAGTGAAAGGCCTGCCCTCGGTCAACTGGTACATCGGCGTATCGGTGGACAAGGACAAGGCCTACGCCATGCTCAACGAGTTCCGCGCGTCGGCCCTCATCGCCACCCTGATCGCCGTGGTGATCATCATGATCCTGCTGGGCATGCTGATCCGCGTGCTGATGCAGCCGCTGCACACCATGGGCCGCGCCATGCAGGACATCGCCCTGGGCGAAGGCGACCTGACCCGCCGCCTGGCGATCCATACCCAGGACGAGTTTGGCGAGCTGGCCGGCGCCTTCAACCGCTTCGTCGAGCGTATCCACGGTTCGATCCGCGAAGTGTCCTCGGCCACCACCCAGGTCAACCAGGTCGCCAAGCTGGTGCTCAATGCGTCCAACTCGTCCATGAATAACTCCGACGAGCAGGCCAACCGCACCAACAGCGTCGCCGCCGCGATCAACGAACTCGGTGCCGCCGCCCAGGAGATCGCCCGCAACGCCGCCGACGCCTCGCACCAGGCGTCCTCCGCGCGTACCCTCGCCGAGGACGGCCGTCAGGTGGTGGAGCGCACCATCGTCGCGATGAATGAGTTGTCCGGGAAGATCCGCGCCTCCTGCGGCAACATCGAGACGCTGAACAGCAAGACGGTGAACATCGGCCAGATCCTTGAAGTGATCAAAGGCATCTCCGAACAGACCAACCTGTTGGCGCTCAACGCCGCCATCGAAGCTGCTCGCGCCGGTGAAGCCGGTCGAGGCTTCGCCGTGGTCGCCGACGAGGTGCGCAACCTGGCGCACCGCACCCAGGAGTCGGCGCAGGAAATCCAGCAGATGATCGAGGAGCTGCAGGTCGGTGCCCGCGAAGCGGTGACCACCATGACCGAGAGCCAGCGCTACAGCGAGCAAAGCGTGGAAATCGCCAACCAGGCCGGTGAGCGCCTGGGCAGCGTGACCCACCGCATCGGCGAGATCGACGGCATGAACCAGTCGGTGGCCACCGCCACCGAGGAACAGACCGCCGTGGTCGACTCGCTGAACATGGACATCACCGAGATCAACACCCTCAACCAGGCCGGCGTGGAAAACCTTCAGGCCACCCTACGTGCCTGCGCCGACCTCGACCAGCAGGCCACACGGCTTCAACAGTTGGTGGGCGGATTTCGGATCTGACGGATTTGCAAACGAGCCGGCATAGCAGAAGGCATTTGCCGATTCTATTTCCTGTAGCTGCGGATCTTATAGAGAGGTTTGAACATGAACGATCTACAAGAACTGATTGAAAACAACGCGCGCTGGGCCGATTCGATTAAACAGAAGGATCCAGAATTCTTCGCCAAGCTGGCTCGTCAGCAAACGCCCGAATACCTCTGGATTGGATGTTCGGATGCGCGGGTGCCGGCTAACGAGATCGTGGGCATGCTGCCCGGCGACCTGTTCGTACACCGCAATGTGGCCAACGTGGTGCTGCACACAGACCTGAACTGCTTGTCGGTGATCCAGTACGCGGTGGACGTTCTCAAGGTCAAACACATCCTGGTCACTGGCCATTACGGTTGCGGCGGTGTGCGTGCATCAATGGAGGACCGCCAGTTTGGTCTGATCGATGGCTGGCTGCGCTCAATTCGCGATCTGTACTACGAGAACCGTGTGGAACTGAACAAGCTGGCGACGGAAGAAGAGCGGGTCGACCGCCTGTGCGAGTTGAACGTAATTCAACAAGTGGCCAATGTCGCGCACACCAATATCGTGCAGAACGCCTGGCACCGGGGTCAGAGTCTTTCGATCCATGGCTGTATCTACGGGATCAAGGATGGTCGCTGGAAGAGTCTGGACACGACCATCAGTGGCTTCGAGCAAATGCCGCCACCGTATCGACTGCGCCGTTGGACTGAACCGGCCTAACTCTGTTGTCGAGGCAGCGGAGGAATCGATGACGGCACTCCCCAAGGCCTGCGCCGCGCTCAGGATTGCTACAGAACAGTTCACTGGTTTGCTATTTCGCGATGACCTGGCATTTGTGAGTACAGGCATCCAGTGTCGCCTTGGCATTGTCCTTTTGCATAACTGCCATAAGGAAACCCGTGCAGGGCGGGCAATTGGCGCGGCAAGGCTTTCCTATTTGGTACTTAAAGATTCGATGGCTGGATGGGGCAATTCGCGCCATCCACTCATATTTGCAGGATGAGAGTTCCCGCCTGCGACCCGAGCACGAGTTCTCCCGCTTCGGCGTTAACTGTTAGCTCAGTTGTTGTGGGGAGACGTTGCACCCTCTGCATCCGCAGGGTTACCTGCTGCACCCACAAGGAGCACAGGATCTTCATTAGGTCAATGACCTACCCAAGGATGCCGGTGGCTGCTATCCGTGGCCACATGGGCATTCTAGGCACCGGAGGTTACAAGAACCTCCGGTGCTGCTTTCTGCGCCGGCTGGAACTGGTCAACGATCAACTTGGAAAATGCTCTGAAGGCGCGCCCAAGTAGCACATGGGCGGCGCCTCGGACAGTTCGATCGCCTGCAGCGAAACAATTGCCTCCTGATTTCCTCATGAGACGCTGGTCTAGTGGTCCCATGTCTGCCGCTGCGCGACCACGCGTTGAACCTCCGGTTGTATCGCTCAGTGCGATAGACTGACGATTTGTCAGGCTGATGCAGAGCTCAAGTGCTCGCAAGCTTGCATCGCTAAGGTTCAATCAGGGGGAAGAATGTCCGAGTTCATAAGGAAGCGGGTCACCAAAGACCTGATTGAAGAGCTTGCTGATATTGACGCTACATCCTTGGAGCTCATAGGCCACAAGGTCATCGAGTCCATCGAATCTACCCAACTGGTACACCACGGCGTCAACAAGGACTACAAGCCAGTTGGGTACACCGTCGATACCTTTTCTCAAGACTTTCGGGTGGTGGGCGAGTACAGCACTGAGGAGGGGTATTTTGAGGACGCCTCGGGTCGCAAGAAACTCAACCGGTTCGACAAGATTGAGAAGGACATCAAGCACGCCTTGAAGCTAAGCGGTAGCACTCCGCCAGAGAGGATTTATCTGGTATCGCATGAGGAGGAGCCCGCGTCATTCAGGGCGAAGTTCAATCAATCCGACCTCGGGAAGCTGCACTCCGGACGAGTAGTCTTTCTGGATGCACGCGAGCTAGCCAAAAACATCCTTCAAGGATCTCTGGATAATACAAATGCGGCCGACTACTACCGCCAGTTCCTCCCCGACTTCGCGCAAAACCTGGACAACTACGAATACTACGGGCGCGTTCCTCCTGCCTGTGCAAACCACCAGTCTGAGCAACTTTTTCTAGACGTAATTGAGCGTCACTTTGCGTCCGGCCAGCAGGTCTGCGTATTGCACGGGCTCAGCGGTTCCGGCAAAACCCAAGCGGCCATAGATTACGTACACAAGACCCTCGCCGAGTACGAGAACTACATCTGGATCGCTGGTGAAGACTGGAAGCGTGAGGTGCCGCTCAGTGCGATCAAGCGAACGCGCGGCGGCGTTGCAATCAACGTTGCGGGCATCTTCAACTCCTCGAGAACGCTCTTGATCGTGGATGACCTTTCACGAGCTGTGACAATAGAGTCCTTCACCGAACTTGAGGCCGGATTCGCTCGCGGCGGGCGGGTGGTCGTCACTTCCCAAATAGGCGATCTGCGTGGCGCGATCCATACGCAGGTACCGCAATTGTCGCTCCAGACAGCCTTTCGGATCCTCGGAGAGGACGAAGGCAAGGCTAGCGAAATATGCCGCCGATTCGTCGAAGCATGCCGATTCTCGCCGTTGATTCTCGCCGTAGCGCGACAGATGACTGAGTTAGACGATATTCCAAAGGAGGATCTGTACCACGAAGTCCTACAGATGCCTAACGCGGCGCATGAGGAGGATGGCCGGCCCATCATGGCGCGGATACTGCAGCGTCTGAGCGAGCCGAACCAAAACGCTCTTCTCAAGATTGCCAACAGCGGATGCACGACTTATGACTCGCAGTTTCTTACAGGATTCATCGGCCCGAGTGCACGCGGCTCCTTGCAGCGGCTAGCACTTCTTAATCGCGCGGCGACACCCTACACATTGACTGTCCACGATCTGATCTGCGGAGCCGTACGCCAGGCTCAGGATGGGAGCGAGCTCGCCAATGCTGTTGAACGATACGTTGAGTTGAATGCTGGCGAGATGGTGCCCAGCGTGATGAGGCAAATACACCTATGTGCCTCCCAATTGCTCGAAGCCAGTAAGCATTGCGGTGAGCGTAGCCCCGGCTGGCTGACATATGCACTGCTGCAGATGGACCGTGGAGTCACAGCCGATTGCTTTGGCCGTATACATGAACGCCCGCTGCGCACGGACACTCCTATTGCCGAGCTGCTTTGCATCGTCGATAGCAAGGAGGCCTACTCGTACTCACTGCCTCAAGAAGAGCGGCCTGCCTACTATCAGGCCTGCGCAGATGAGTATGGAAAGATCGCCCAAGAAGCGACAGATCTTGACGTTCGTGCAGAGTTGTTGCACCACCAGGGCAAAGCTCTTCGTCGTTGTGGGCAGCTCGAAGCGGCCATGGAGTGCTTCCAGCGCCTGCTAAGTGAAAAGCCGGAATGGCATGCCACTTATGGGCAAATTGCGCACATGGGAACCCAGCAAAACGCAAACAAGGCGATCAAGAGCGAAGGCGAAAACGCTATTGAAGCCCTGATGAAGGACATCCTCGAAAATCCTTATGCCGTGCCGCTTCGTGTTTCTCTAGCTGCATTGAGCCGACTTCGATCCTACGCAGATGTCAGCAAGAACTTGGCGAAGGATCCTGATACCGTCAAGAAGCTTGCAGAGGTGGTCGCTCTGTCCGCACTGGAAGGCTTTGACCAGTTCTATGAGGCATTTCTTGCGCTGACATCCGTGTTTGGCTACCACCACGCAGATGCTTGCCTGGCTGTAGCTGAAGCTTTTCCAGACATGCTCGCGATTCTTCCCGGCTCTGTGGATCGGCGGCAATGGGAGAACGCTTGCGAAGGTTTGACGAACATTGCAAGCGCTGCACGATTCGGCGGCAAAGAGGAGTTGGCAAAGAAGCTAAGTATCGCCGCAGTCGCATTTGCCAGGGAGCTAGGCAGTGTTTCAGGCGAAAGGCCTTACGTGGCGCGTTTGGTAGCAAAAACCTTTCACTCGGCAGGCAACCAGCCGGAGGCATTGGCCGCAATCACGAAGGTTCCAGAAGACTTGCGCGATCACTGGCTTCTTTGTAAGCGTACGCCGAACTCACCTTGCGTGATTCAGGCAGGTATCCACTGATGCGGCAGCAGTTGATCGATCTCACTTGCCCGCTGCGTCGGCAGTCGTGTCAGCACATCCTTGAGATAGGCATACGGATCATGTCCGTTCATGCGGGCCGACTGGATCAGGCTCATGATCGCCGCCGCTCGTTTTCCGCTGCGTAGCGATCCGGCAAACAACCAGTTCGAGCGGCCTAGCGCCCATGGCCGAATCTGGTTCTCGACCGGATTATTGTCGATGGGCACAGCACCATCCTCGACATAGCGAGTCAGTGCCAGCCAGCGTTTGAGGCTGTAATCCAAGGCTTTCGCCGTTGCTGATCCGTTGGGCACCCGATCACGCTGGGCCAGCATCCAGTCATGCAGCGCGTCGAGGATCGGCGAAGCTTTTTCCTGCCGTATTCGCCCGCGTTCTTCATCGCTCATGTCCCGTGCTTGCCGTTCGATTTCGTACAAGCCGCCAATCGCGTGCAGTGCCTGTTCGGCCAGTTGGCTTTTGTTCGCCGCGTGAAGATCGAAGAACTTGCGGCGGGCGTGGGCCATGCAGCCGATTTCGGTGATGCCTTGCTCGAAACCGGCCTTGTAGCCAGCGAAGTCGTCGCAGACCAGCTTGCCATTCCACTGGCCGAGGAAGTTGCGCGCATGCTCGCCGGCACGACTGGGGCTGAAGTCGTAGACCACGGCTTTCAGATCGGCGAAGGGCGTGGTGCTGTAGGCCCAGACGTAAGCCCGATGGGTTTTCTTCTCGCCCGGCGCGAGCATTTGCACCGGGGTTTCGTCAGCATGGATCACGCGTTGGCCCAGCACGGCTTCGCGCAGTGCATCGACCAGCGGCTGGAGCTGCACGCCGGTTTGCCCGACCCACTGCGCCAGCGTCGAACGAGCGATAGCCAGGCCGGCACGGCCGAAGATCTTTTCCTGCCGGTACAGCGGCAGGTGGTCGGCGAATTTGGCCACCATCACGTGAGCCAGGAGGCCGGCGGTGGGGATGCCCTTGTCGATCACCTGGGCCGGCACTGGTGCCTGGATCAGTGTTTCGCACTGGCGACAGGCCCATTTCCCACGTACGTGCTGTTCGACGGTGAACACGCCCGGCGTGTAATCCAGCTTTTCGCTGACGTCTTCACCGATGCGTTGCAGCTGGCAGCCGCAGGCGCACTGGGTGGTGTCCGGTTCGTGATGGATCACGGTGCGCGGGAATTGCGCTGGCAGCGGTGTGCGCTTGGGCTGTTGGCGTGGTTCGGCTGGGGCAACCGTAGGATTGACGGCTTTCAGCTCGGCTTCGATGGCCATGATGTCGGTGTCGAGCAGGTCTTCCAGCAGGCTGCCCTGGTCAGGGCTCAGTTGCTCGCTGCGCTTGGCGAACTTGTGCCGCTTGAGGATGGCGATTTCGTGGGTGAGGTTCTCGATAACCGTTTGGTCGCGGTGGATCTTCTTACCCATCATGTCGACCTGCGTGAGCAGCTGCGCGGCCAGTGCGCGCAGCTGTTCAGGTGTCAGTTGGTCGAGATTGGGCGAGGCAGTCATGCCGCTGATTGTGCCAGAGCAGGCGGTCAGCGGAGATAAACCGATGGGCTAATGGCAGGTGCTACAGCACTGTGATCGCGCCGGCTGCACCGACCCGCTGCCAGGGTAGACCCAGTACCAAAGCCTGAAGTTGCTCGGTGCCGAGTTCGACTTCCGAGCCGTGCCGGATGCCCGGCCAGTGAAACTTGCCCTGGTTCAAGCGCCGCGTAGCCAGCCAGATACCCACGCCGTCATGCACCAGGACTTTCATGCGGTTGGCGCGGCGGTTGGCGAAGAGATAGGCGCAGTGCGGCTTCGCCGCACCGAACACGGCCACCACACGCGCCAACGCGGTGTCGGTACCGGCGCGCATGTCCATCGGCTCGGTGGCGAGCCAGATGGTATCGATGCGGATCACGGGGTGAGCCCACGCACAAAGCAGGCGCAGCCTTCAGGATCGGAGGCTGGCCA comes from the Pseudomonas sp. TCU-HL1 genome and includes:
- a CDS encoding methyl-accepting chemotaxis protein gives rise to the protein MPARLRFSHKILFAASATVLVVFFAFTVYVDKAQTRSTKRNLESYLHDIGVVTEQNISSWLEGRILLVESLRQSIELDPRRERIASVLSQPAARQTFSLTYMGFSDGGFLVNPNTEMPSGYDPRTRPWFKDTLTVGKTRLTEPYVDAATGNLVVSVTTPVMSSDQSVGVAGGDLSLETLVRIINALDFDGMGYAFLVSADGKILVHPNKDMVMKTLRDIYPQNTPAISTDFSEVDVDGTTRILTFAPVKGLPSVNWYIGVSVDKDKAYAMLNEFRASALIATLIAVVIIMILLGMLIRVLMQPLHTMGRAMQDIALGEGDLTRRLAIHTQDEFGELAGAFNRFVERIHGSIREVSSATTQVNQVAKLVLNASNSSMNNSDEQANRTNSVAAAINELGAAAQEIARNAADASHQASSARTLAEDGRQVVERTIVAMNELSGKIRASCGNIETLNSKTVNIGQILEVIKGISEQTNLLALNAAIEAARAGEAGRGFAVVADEVRNLAHRTQESAQEIQQMIEELQVGAREAVTTMTESQRYSEQSVEIANQAGERLGSVTHRIGEIDGMNQSVATATEEQTAVVDSLNMDITEINTLNQAGVENLQATLRACADLDQQATRLQQLVGGFRI
- the can gene encoding carbonate dehydratase codes for the protein MNDLQELIENNARWADSIKQKDPEFFAKLARQQTPEYLWIGCSDARVPANEIVGMLPGDLFVHRNVANVVLHTDLNCLSVIQYAVDVLKVKHILVTGHYGCGGVRASMEDRQFGLIDGWLRSIRDLYYENRVELNKLATEEERVDRLCELNVIQQVANVAHTNIVQNAWHRGQSLSIHGCIYGIKDGRWKSLDTTISGFEQMPPPYRLRRWTEPA
- the tnpC gene encoding IS66 family transposase codes for the protein MTASPNLDQLTPEQLRALAAQLLTQVDMMGKKIHRDQTVIENLTHEIAILKRHKFAKRSEQLSPDQGSLLEDLLDTDIMAIEAELKAVNPTVAPAEPRQQPKRTPLPAQFPRTVIHHEPDTTQCACGCQLQRIGEDVSEKLDYTPGVFTVEQHVRGKWACRQCETLIQAPVPAQVIDKGIPTAGLLAHVMVAKFADHLPLYRQEKIFGRAGLAIARSTLAQWVGQTGVQLQPLVDALREAVLGQRVIHADETPVQMLAPGEKKTHRAYVWAYSTTPFADLKAVVYDFSPSRAGEHARNFLGQWNGKLVCDDFAGYKAGFEQGITEIGCMAHARRKFFDLHAANKSQLAEQALHAIGGLYEIERQARDMSDEERGRIRQEKASPILDALHDWMLAQRDRVPNGSATAKALDYSLKRWLALTRYVEDGAVPIDNNPVENQIRPWALGRSNWLFAGSLRSGKRAAAIMSLIQSARMNGHDPYAYLKDVLTRLPTQRASEIDQLLPHQWIPA
- the tnpB gene encoding IS66 family insertion sequence element accessory protein TnpB (TnpB, as the term is used for proteins encoded by IS66 family insertion elements, is considered an accessory protein, since TnpC, encoded by a neighboring gene, is a DDE family transposase.), whose protein sequence is MIRIDTIWLATEPMDMRAGTDTALARVVAVFGAAKPHCAYLFANRRANRMKVLVHDGVGIWLATRRLNQGKFHWPGIRHGSEVELGTEQLQALVLGLPWQRVGAAGAITVL